The Humulus lupulus chromosome 7, drHumLupu1.1, whole genome shotgun sequence region GGAAGGATTTGATCCAAATACAGTGTTCGCAATGGTGATCACTCCTGCGTTTTGGCTACTGAGACCGGCAAAGGCGACTGCTGGGGTGTGTTCTGGATTGAACTGGAAGTGAATCATACCTATTGGGAATACGAACACATCTCCCTCTTTTAGAACCTTTGTAAACAGACGGTTTCCATCTTGGTTGGATGACACAAAACCCACGTAGAGAGTTCCCTTAATGACCACTAGGATTTCAGAGCCACGAGGATGAGTGTGAGGTGGGTTCTGGCCATATGGAGCATAGTCAATGCGAGCCAGTGATATTCCAAGAGTGTTGAGTCCCGGAATCTTGTCCACGTTCAGTTGTGTCACATTAGATCCAACTGGATTGTTTGTGTCTCTTGGAGTGTTGAGGCCAGAAAAGAAGAAATCTTCGGCCTTGACAAGTTTGGGATCCTTGCAAAACTTCCCATTCACAAATACTGATGATAAAAGTAAATTTTGTTAGTGCCAATTAAAGTATACATAACAATATAAAGAtccatataattaaaaaaatactaagaaAAATATGAACGTACAAGCTTTGTGGGGTTCATCAACAGCCACACAAAAGTCCTGGAGAGGGCTTGGGTCATAGGCAGTGGCAATGGACGTTGCCAAAACCAAAACTGCTAGTGGGAGAAGAAAATAGACAGCTTTCATGTTTGATGAATATGCTTGAGTAGTAAATGTTCTTCAGATTGTTATTTGAATAAGCTAGAGTTGAGGATTTAGCACTAGATGACATATCTATTTATATACAGATAGGAGTCTGAATTAGTCATCATATTACAAGAAATGGACAAAAGACTTGGTTGTTTTCTAATTAGGGCGCTTTTGCCTGATAAAAGACTTGGTAAATTTTGGTTCAACCTAATattctttttataataatatgataatattgATAAATTCATATATGCTTTTGGTATACACTTCAACCACTCATATAGACTTGGCTTTGGGTGATTTATCTGGGGATTGTTAAATcagaatgatatatatatattattattaaaggCCTAATCGATATATTCAAATGAAAACCCAAGACATAGTCTCCAATGGGAATCAAGACTAGAGTTATTCAACTTAAGTACGTATATCTTCAAATTATTACTTTatgttatataattattaatgCACCAAAATTCAATTGAACGTTATTagttatatggttcataacaaatgaaatataaatataagcTAGAGTATAAAGAAGGTGCAAAGTATTTTGTAGAGACTGTAGAAAAGGAAGTTGGTTATCCAACAAAGTTGATTTGTCCTTGCAAAGATTGTCGAAATTTAAGTCACCAGTATGTTAGTGTTGTTAATGATCACCTGGTTATCAATGGAATTGATCCAACATATACTGTTTGGTATCATCATGGGGAGGAATTATCTAGAAGTGAAGATATAGCACAAAGGGACAATGATGATGTCTACAATTTGTTTAGAGCAACAAATATTGGAGATGATGATTATAATGAACAAGAAGAAAGTGCTCAAGAAGAATGTTTTGCCAAAATATTGGAAGATGCAGAAACTTTATTATACCTGGGGTGCACAAAATACACAAAATTACCGGTCATAGTTGCTTTGTACAAGCTAAAAACTACCAATGGTTGGTCGAATAATAGTTTTGACAAACTTGTAGAACTTCTACATGATATGTTTCCAGTAGGTAATGTGATTCTCAAGTCAATGTATTCTGTTAAAAAATTTCTTCAAACATTTGACTTAGGATATGAAAAGATTCATGCCTTCATCAATGATTGTTGTTTGTTTAGAAAGGATAAAGAGAATTTGGAAAACTACCCAAAATGTGGAACTTCTCGTTGGATGTCAGACAAACATACTGACAAGGTTAAAAAAAGTGTCCCTGCTAAAGTGTTGAGGTATTTTCCAATAATACTGAGGTTTAAACGGATGTTTAGGTCTAAAGAGATGGTTGAAAATTTAAGATGACATCATAATAATAGAAGCAAGGATGGGAAGATGCGCCATCCGGTAGATTCTGTAATACTTGGAGGTCGTCCAATTTCTGGGAAGAAACCAATTATCTTGACTGATGAGTTATTAGAAAGTGCTCATCGTTGCGTTCGGATGAATACGACTATTGTGGAACCTTTTTTTGCAGTAAGTTGTTAATATcgctacttaattattataatattcaAACTATGAGGATGCTTCTTGATAAATTATTGGAGTTATTTTAGTGTCTTCGAACTATTAGGATGCATATTGATGAACTAAGGAAAACAAACAAAAGTTATTAGAAGAATAATAGTTTACTTTGGAAGAGACATACAGAGCACTTTTTAGAATGGCTTAAGGAAAAGGTACTCCTACAAAGTGGCCATTAATTTGTAACAAAACTGTTTACTTTATAcactaatattttataaatattattatattacttaCAGGTTCCTATACTTTCCTCAAGTGAATCAGATTTGTTAAAATGGCTATCATATGGTCCAAGAAAAGACGCAGTTTCTTATACTGGATACATCATCAACGGTCAGAGATTTCACGCAAAGGAAATTGAGAGATCAACACAGAATAATGGTGTTTCAATTGAAGCAACGACTATGTAGATCAAGTGCAAAGGATGTTTCACAAGTTGCCAATGTAGTTTCATATTATGGGGTTCTAAAACAAATAATATTGTTAGATTATCACATAGTTCAAATTCCAGTATTCAAATGTGATTGGACTAATGCTCAAAATGATGTTAGGGTGGAAGATGGATTTACTTTAGTTAACCTACACCAAAGCCAAAACCCATTTGTGAGAGATCCTTTTATTTTAGCTTCCCAAGCTAAACAAGTATTCTACTCAAGAGAACATGATTCATCTAATTGGTATGTGGTGTTGAGAGAACCTCCGAGAGGATTTTATGAGTTAGAGAAGTATGATGAAAATGAGTATAGAGTGGAAGTGTTGGAACTCAAGGCCAAAGATGCAAACTTTTGGATTGGAATGGTTCTGGGAATATTGTTGCTTATGGATATTTCATTTCAAATGATCCAAAAGATTTAGTTCTTGATGTCCCTATTGGACCATTTTCCATGAAGGTTGGTGTTGATTTTGCAAGAGAGCCTGATGCATTTTTGTGGAGGCCTACTTCACGGATAACTTGTATTGAAGAAAGTGTAGGAAGTGTTATTGCTTGGCCAGCCGACAAAGTCATAATgaggtaaatatttattttacatATTATAATGAGTTGTGTCAAAAAAATTTTGGAACTGTTATGGGAATATCTAAGATTTAATTGCAGATTTCAAAATTTAGGATTTATTGAAAAATAGTTGTTATGCTACTGATTTTTTTACATAACAACTGACCATTATGCTTATTGGTTAAGAAGATAACATGTgagttttgttttcttattgcATTTTTTAGGGATAACTAGTATCGAAGATAGTGTTGGAAGTGTTACTGCTTGGCTCGCCGACAAAGTTATGATGAGGTAAAGATTGATCTTACCTATAATAATGAGTTGTATCATATTGTTTCTGGAACTGTTATGTGAAAATCTGATATTTAATTGCAGGTTTCAAAATTTAggatttattgaaaaataaatgtTATGCTGCTGATTTGTTTTTAGAAAAATAACAACCAACTGATATGCGTATTGCTTATGATAATAACATgagttttgttttcttattgcgtttttttctctatattatttaggtgatgaagatagcgacACGAGAATTGGATGCTTGCAATTAATAATGAGATAATATTGGACAAATGTTAcaattttccttttattagacTCATTAGACATTATTTCTAAGCATAAAATtttattatggtattttgcacttaaattttttttcatttgggACACATGTATTGTATATTTTGgttgataaaaataaatacattagaTTTTATCAAATTCTAATtacattattaaataataaattgctttatcaaataaatgtaattaaaaataatttgattatattttgaaaatgtaattaaagataataagattacatcttgaaaatgtaatccaagataattagattacatctttaaaatgtaattaaagataattagattacattaaagataataagattacattttgaaaatgtaattaaagataattagattacatcttgaaaatgtaattaaatgaaaaaaatatatacttaacaTAAAGAATCATAACATCTAGATAATGTTACTATTGACAATATATAACACCAAAACAACGTTATAATAGTCTATTTaataacatgaaaaaaaaaatataatcaaatggcaagacttttaataacatgggcagACTTAACACTTGCTAAAGTATTATAAATTGCATTTGATAACACTTTTCGAGAGTTATCGTAAATGTTATTTCTTGTAGTGAGGTGTCTCTCTAATTATTTATTGATCAATCTATCTCCTCCTTCTCCAATCTCTtgatattttgggtgcatgtgatagaagaaataattttgaattaaggAAAAATAATCAAGTTCAATGTAATAGTGTAATAATTAATTTAGTTTTAGGGACTAACCTGATACAATTATATAACTCAAGGTTGAAGGTCGAGACACTAAATTTTAGGAGTAAAAATGAAATTTTGGTTCAAGaatttaaaataacataattataCATTTTGAATCTTTCATTTATTTTCATTACTGTTTTTGAATGATgtcgtttatttatttattgttgttttatatatttaatgtcgTTTTCCTGGTGATGTCCTTTGTTGTCCACCTAATTGgtattttgtgtatttaatgcCGTTTTTACATTTTAATATGTTGTTTCACTTTAATGTCGTTTTTCCATTTAACGCTGTGTTTTCACTTTTCTATCTCAATTAAAAGTAATGTCGTTTTGTGGTCTTTCTTTTAAGTCTTTGTATAATTAGTCTTttatcatcaatatttttttttggaaaaattacaAAACAAACGGCATTTCTTAAAAAGTATTTAAAATACAGCTAATCTCAACAATTACACATTTGTGATGAAATTCTTCACCTTTATTTACGGTtctagacaaaaaaaaaaaaaaaacacttgcaCAAATTTTGATATCTAAATATATGGAAgacaaatttataaaaaaaatattatatatatatacacaaattgTACTCACATACATATTTATATACTAGGGTAGAAATAACGTGCAAAGCACGTTTATTTAGTTTCAAAGTtataaatattgtctataattttaataaaaactggtttactgttttcaaatatatatatattagaatgaattatagttctatactatatataaatatttatattaataatttctatatatatgacatctaaacacaatgttgttaacatagatatatatatatatttacataactacatgacatatatatgtaaaatacaataatatttaaaaagaaattaataatagaaataaaataataatagaaaaataatAGTTTAGATAGTAGTGTACatgcataaattatttttagtttctaatgtatcacAATGTTTTTggttaatttgataaagaaaaagagttacaatcacttgataaaaaataaactatcacacaaatttataagataaaaaatgatatgtatgcatttattatttttaaataaatatgatttaattttttaaattatcataaaatatcttaaaaatatcatattttaattaatttgttaatttatttatttattttgtttatgtttgttctagtttttgaatttgacagtgacaacaaaagattatatattatatgtttaatataatattaagtttaagtttaactaaattttatttatgttataaaatatataattttattatttttaaataattatcattataaaatatctgaaaaatatcttattttaatgtgtttaattaattatttatttaagtttaaatcatgtttacaatctaccgttaaatataagaatattctattaaatataagaatattccgttaaagttaacagaaaaaaataaaaaaccgttaaaaccaaaattttttattatctacacactttctatatagaaaatatatatatattaaattatcttTCTCTCATTACTAGAAACATAgttttttacttcagtttttatactcagcatacaaaaaaactgaagtaaaagccttttTATACtctcttttacttcgcttttgaatttggcacttaaaaaaaattagatactacttcgcttttttaaaaaaacggaGTTAAAAATTCAATTGAAATAGGGTCATGTTTGGTTGCACAGGCCTGTGACTTCTGTTTAGAGAGAATAAAGATGTAAAAAAAATGGTCATGCCAAACACGTCCCTTATTAGTGGTTGTGCACTTTCTACACGCtttttatgtaaaaaccgaagtgaaaagtacactttctacttcggtttttacataaaaaCCGCAATAGAAAGTGCACAGCCCAGCACCCTTAAAACCCCCTTCTTTGACCCGAATGGCCATAATACCTCTTCTCTCCTCTGTTGAAACCCCAAAACCTCCATTGACGTAACCGTATGGCAACACCATTTTCTTGAATCAAACCcctttttttcattatttcttaCAACTTTCCTTcattataaaccgaaatatagccTCAAAatccttatttttttttgttttttagaggaaaaaaatacatttggccgtgggtattatttctcatggtttcttggtgtttcttgTCAGATTTTGACCGGATTTTTGTCATTGTAAGGTGTTTTTGTGCTTCAAAATAGGTATGAATTACTAAAACAttattttgatgataattttttttatttttctatgttttttttttatattattccaaattttataattagatttattaatattttgttaaattttctaattatttgtttattttgttattttaaataatgtgataaaaatttggtttattataaatatatatatgtatattagtaaattttagaaattgtgacaagatgaattttctttttaaatatttgaaaaaataaaaagcttgaagatgatcaaagtgttgttcattagtttctataactagtttgatttgtttttttttttatttattggtttgataattaattatgtaatttactaattatgtaagtaATTTTTTAGTCGTCGATTGAGTGGTggctttgttgttcatttcgggtgaattgaagagtaatattgaatattagttcttttttatttttatttatattactacaagatttatgtataaagataaggttaattaaatcatgcatattggatttagtgaaagttatgtttgaaaattagtgaagtaggctctgagaaatttgtgtgttgtggtgatataaggatggattcatttatgtttgattattgtgtttgtttgtgttgtttttataggaaattatgaaattgcggtatgctatagaaacagaggacaCGCTGCtgaattttttataaattttataagactagaacctaataatgatagattcatctatgcttgattattgtgtttgtttgtattgattttataggtaattatgaaattacggtatgctatagaaacagaggaaactctgttgagttttttaaaaaatttataaaactagaacctaatataaattgttttctaacttattaggaatttaatattgttattagtatggataaatcatggatgcttgagaggagataaacatcacaatttcaagatggattcaacaaatttttagagttttgcctaaagaattgtagtgatccacaaaaaattcgttgtccttgtatcgattgttATAATGGAGTAaagggaatattaccatgataaatgatcatgtattttgtcggggatttggtATAAGTTATAGTAgtggtattggcatggagaattattaaatgacgactcatatccattaggtaggcgaggtgtagatgattttgagagtaatgattttgacTATAATCCTAACGGGGCGGGGCGGGGCTCTCCCGTCCCTGCCTCGTCTCGCGGTCGGGGCCCCATCGGGTACCCgtttaataaaaatgtttaatttttttttctaaaattgataaaataaattataccattaataaatatatatttttagggaATGACTACAATACATCccttttttttttgcaacaccagtgcatcatttttctatttcggcgcctggatagatataatcccaaaaaattttatatgacggtgtacattgtaagTATTTAGAaaatcctgcaaattttcaagaaattctgaatagtttacgaagccaaaaacagagttcaaactgtcaaattttacacacgtacacaaaaaaacaggcacgtGTGCAACAAATAGTTTAGACcctgtttcggtaccataatttattcagaatttcttgaaaatttgtaagatgttctagatagctataatgtacaccatcatataaatttttttgggattaTGACTATTctggtgccgaaatagaaaaaggatgcaccAGTGTTGCAAAAAAAGGGGATGCATTGTAGTCGCTccctatatttttaataatatttatattgaaaatataaattataatgaAAACGGGACAGGTTCGGGACGGGGTCATGTTCCCCACCCCATTAGGGGCAGGTCCCCACGGAGACCCTACCCCGCGGGTTAAATTGGCATCCCTAACTTTATGTTTAAGTGTTTGAGTATATTACTTTTGTAGTTTGTTTCTTGAAATGCATTAAAATCACATTTCTTTTCTAATTTCTAATTTTCTATAAACTTATGTTccatgattatatatattttttaaaaattttaccaaggcccaatttgtaaaaaaatcattcgaaccaaactaacaacaaattttaaaaatgaaaaagtGTAAAGCAAtgctatttttgaaaaatttggtACAAAGACCCATTTTTGGCTCAAAGCCCAATTGGCCCAGCCCAAACCGAAACCCGACCTGACCCGACCCGACCAAACCCGAAACTCGAATTTGAACAAAA contains the following coding sequences:
- the LOC133789435 gene encoding germin-like protein subfamily 1 member 20, giving the protein MKAVYFLLPLAVLVLATSIATAYDPSPLQDFCVAVDEPHKALFVNGKFCKDPKLVKAEDFFFSGLNTPRDTNNPVGSNVTQLNVDKIPGLNTLGISLARIDYAPYGQNPPHTHPRGSEILVVIKGTLYVGFVSSNQDGNRLFTKVLKEGDVFVFPIGMIHFQFNPEHTPAVAFAGLSSQNAGVITIANTVFGSNPSINPDILARAFQVDKNVINYLQKQFWYDNN